A genomic segment from Drosophila miranda strain MSH22 chromosome 3, D.miranda_PacBio2.1, whole genome shotgun sequence encodes:
- the LOC117187696 gene encoding calbindin-32 isoform X1 translates to MDSAAAAAAKRVQIEKAHNFMRQYRDPESRELKKLSANQFMDVWAHYDKDGNGYIEGTELDGFLREFVASANVTDISPEAVTDTMLEELKSCFMEAYDDNQDGKIDIRELAQLLPMEENFLLLFRFDNPLESSVEFMKIWREYDTDNSGYIEADELKNFLRDLLKEAKKINDVSEDKLIEYTDTMLQVFDANKDGRLQLSEMAKLLPVKENFLCRQVFKEGIDGATKLTKDDIEKVFSLYDRDNSGTIENEELKGFLKDLLELVKKDDYDAQDLAAFEETIMRGVGHDKHGKISRKELTMILLTLAKISPDDEE, encoded by the exons atgGATTCcgcagcagccgccgccgccaagCGCGTACAGATCGAGAAAGCGCATAATTTTATGCGCCAGTACCGCGATCCTGAGTCGCGGGAGCTCAAGAAGCTGTCGGCCAATCAGTTCATGGATGTCTGGGCCCACTACGACAAGGATG GCAACGGCTACATTGAGGGCACTGAGCTGGACGGCTTTCTCCGGGAGTTCGTGGCCAGTGCCAATGTCACAGACATCAGTCCAGAG GCCGTCACAGACACAATGCTCGAGGAGCTGAAGTCCTGCTTCATGGAGGCCTACGATGATAATCAGGACGGTAAAATCGATATCAGAGAG CTGGCTCAACTTTTGCCCATGGAGGAGAATTTCCTTTTGCTCTTCCGCTTCGATAACCCACTGGAATCGAGCGTGGAATTCATGAAG ATCTGGCGCGAGTATGACACCGACAACTCGGGCTACATTGAGGCGGATGAACTGAAGAACTTCCTTCGCGATTTGCTCAAAGAGGCCAAAAAGATCAATGATGTGTCCGAGGACAAGCTCATTGAGTACACTGATACTATG CTGCAAGTCTTCGATGCCAACAAGGACGGACGTTTGCAGTTGTCGGAAATGGCCAA ATTGCTTCCGGTCAAAGAGAACTTCCTTTGCCGCCAGGTGTTTAAG GAGGGCATTGAT GGTGCCACAAAGCTGACCAAAGACGATATAGAGAAGGTGTTCTCGCTCTACGATCGC GACAACAGCGGCACCATTGAAAATGAGGAGCTCAAGGGCTTCCTCAAGGATCTTTTGGAGCTGGTCAAGAAG GACGACTACGATGCCCAGGATCTGGCCGCCTTTGAGGAGACCATCATGCGGGGCGTGGGCCATGACAAGCACGGCAAGATCTCCCGCAAAGAGCTGACCATGATCCTCCTGACACTGGCCAAAATATCGCCCGACGACGAGGAGTAA
- the LOC117187696 gene encoding calbindin-32 isoform X2, protein MDSAAAAAAKRVQIEKAHNFMRQYRDPESRELKKLSANQFMDVWAHYDKDGNGYIEGTELDGFLREFVASANVTDISPEAVTDTMLEELKSCFMEAYDDNQDGKIDIRELAQLLPMEENFLLLFRFDNPLESSVEFMKIWREYDTDNSGYIEADELKNFLRDLLKEAKKINDVSEDKLIEYTDTMLQVFDANKDGRLQLSEMAKLLPVKENFLCRQVFKGATKLTKDDIEKVFSLYDRDNSGTIENEELKGFLKDLLELVKKDDYDAQDLAAFEETIMRGVGHDKHGKISRKELTMILLTLAKISPDDEE, encoded by the exons atgGATTCcgcagcagccgccgccgccaagCGCGTACAGATCGAGAAAGCGCATAATTTTATGCGCCAGTACCGCGATCCTGAGTCGCGGGAGCTCAAGAAGCTGTCGGCCAATCAGTTCATGGATGTCTGGGCCCACTACGACAAGGATG GCAACGGCTACATTGAGGGCACTGAGCTGGACGGCTTTCTCCGGGAGTTCGTGGCCAGTGCCAATGTCACAGACATCAGTCCAGAG GCCGTCACAGACACAATGCTCGAGGAGCTGAAGTCCTGCTTCATGGAGGCCTACGATGATAATCAGGACGGTAAAATCGATATCAGAGAG CTGGCTCAACTTTTGCCCATGGAGGAGAATTTCCTTTTGCTCTTCCGCTTCGATAACCCACTGGAATCGAGCGTGGAATTCATGAAG ATCTGGCGCGAGTATGACACCGACAACTCGGGCTACATTGAGGCGGATGAACTGAAGAACTTCCTTCGCGATTTGCTCAAAGAGGCCAAAAAGATCAATGATGTGTCCGAGGACAAGCTCATTGAGTACACTGATACTATG CTGCAAGTCTTCGATGCCAACAAGGACGGACGTTTGCAGTTGTCGGAAATGGCCAA ATTGCTTCCGGTCAAAGAGAACTTCCTTTGCCGCCAGGTGTTTAAG GGTGCCACAAAGCTGACCAAAGACGATATAGAGAAGGTGTTCTCGCTCTACGATCGC GACAACAGCGGCACCATTGAAAATGAGGAGCTCAAGGGCTTCCTCAAGGATCTTTTGGAGCTGGTCAAGAAG GACGACTACGATGCCCAGGATCTGGCCGCCTTTGAGGAGACCATCATGCGGGGCGTGGGCCATGACAAGCACGGCAAGATCTCCCGCAAAGAGCTGACCATGATCCTCCTGACACTGGCCAAAATATCGCCCGACGACGAGGAGTAA